The genome window GTTCAGTCCGAAACGTTTCAGAATGTCGAGCCACTTACTCTTGTTCTTCAGTCCCTTGAATGGTTCCCATGCCTTATAAACCGGGCTCCACGAATAATCCAAGGCTCCGCGCCAGTTGTCCTTGCGCTCATACATCGTCGTTTCACCCGTAGTATACTGATGCTGATGACTGTAGGTGAATGAGAAGTTGGCTGGATCGTATGGCATCGGATGACGCTTGGTAGCGATACCCACCCGGGCATTCGAGATGGAGAAGTTGGTCTGCGTAATCTTGGTGGCAGCGATATTCTCGATAGAATCGCGCTCATGCTTGGATCCGGCGGCATCGAGGGCATCCTTCAACTCCATATCGGTATCCAGCGGATTATACTTAGGAGTGGTCTTCTCCTTGGTAACACTATAATATAAAGGTATGCTCACCTTCGCCTTGTCAGGGAAGAACTTACCCATTTCGAGCGATGTGGTCACACTGTAGGTTCCGTAATTATCGGTAGTGCGACTTGCCACGCCATCTTCCAGACCGCCGAATCCCTCGCTGATGTATCTGCCGGTGGCATTCACGCTACCCAAATCGGAGAGTTGTACGTTAAGGTTGGCATTGGCAGCCCAACCACCCGAATTATTATGTTCCTTGAGTCGGAGTTCGTTTATCCATACCTCACCGCTCTTGATGTCGGCAGAATTGTTTCTCACACCCAGCATCATGGTCTTCACTTCGCCGAGACTCGGATTACCCACGATGGTAATCTTGTTCTGCGGATGTTCTGCATCCATCATGGAATAAGGAGCGAGATAAGAAGCCACGCCCTGTGCCTTCGCCTTGTTGCGGTTTTTCTTCAATGCCGTAAAGACGCTCAGCGGCACATCGAGCATATTCTCCTCAGGCCATACCGCCTTACAGTCGGCTAGCACATAGCGATTGTAGTTGGAGCGTGGCTCGGTGAGCTTCAGCGGGATTTCATACTCGTAGTAATTGTTCTTGTAATCACTACCCAGACGGATGAAGACTGAGAGATCACCATCCTGCAGACGGGTGGTATTCTGCTCCAGGGCATTGGCATGGGCAAACACCTGGATGCGCTTGTACTGGCGCAGATCAAGGGTAGAATTCTTGTAAACCGCCTTCGCCTCGCCTGTGCTCATATTCTTGACCACCAGACTCAACGCTTGCTCGTTCGCCTCAACCAACTGAGGCTGACTAGGATCCTGTTCGCGCCTGATGCCCGGAGGCAAGACATAGTTGACCGGTGTCTTCTCGCCGTTCTCCTCAAGACTCACGCTGCTTGCGTCAAGGGTTCCGCCACTGGCTGCACCGAGCGGCTGATCATAGGTACGCCACTTGCCCATCACGAGGTCGAAGGTACCGAAACGCAGCACGATAGGTTTCTTGAAACCGGTGAGGAACATACGCATGAAGCGGATGCTGGAGAAATCGTTGATGTTGCCCTGACGGCTCTCAAACTCATCGATAGGTATGCGGAACTGATACCAGGTAACGGTAGACTTGGTATTATCACGCCAGGTCTGGCTGTATTCACGCTTATCTACAATATGATTGTTACCCACCACGAGATCTTCCGGACGGATGCTGACACGGTACTGGAAGTATTTCTCATATTCGTTGAGGGTATAATCCTGGTTGATATCCTCGACATCCGGCGTTGACTTATAAGAAGTATCATAGCTCTCAGAACGGCTGTCGCTGTCAGGCGAGTTGCCCTGAGGATTGTTGATATACTTATATCGCTGCAAGATAGGAGCACGCATCTCATCCCAGTCGGAACCGCGGAAATAGTGGTAGTCATCACGTGCCGGATCGGCAAAGATGCTGTCGAACACCGCCTGGTTCACCTTGCCCTGAATCTGGTCGAGATAAGCACTCTTGTAGAATTCCTGCTCCTCGGCATCAGTCAGTCCGTTGAAACCCACATCCTGCAAGGCTCTGCTGCCACTGGTGGTAGCAAAGGCATAGGTCACGGTGCTCTGGGTAGGAATCTTACCCCACTGTGTATAGGTGTAGCTCTTGCTGCCATCTACCGGCATGCCACTCTCATAGAATTTCTTGCCATCACGCAGGATATCCTCGCTCACCTCGCCCAGGTTGATGTAGAAATCGCCACCGTAATCGGCAGCATCAGCCTCTTCGCGGGAATAGATGAACGGATCGAGCATCCAGAACTCGATGTATTCGATGTTTGCCTGCTCGAAATCGTTGGTATCCAGCTTACGCATCATTCCGCCCCAGTTGCGCTGCGGATTCTGCAGGGTTCCGTCAGCCTGCAAATCTGTTACATTGAAGTTGTATGGTCCCGGCTCGCTTGGATAGTAAGCCAGATTGAGTACATTCAGGGTATTGGTAGCGCCCTGATAACTGCTCTGGTCGCGCAATGGGAAGAGTTCCTTGGTATAGACCTCGCGGACATAATGGTTACTCAACTGCTTGAGGTCGCCCTTGATATGTCCCGGAGTGAGCGAACTTCCACGGCGGGTGAACAGCGGATCGATGGTATACCAGGCTAGGCGCGAACGGTGGAAACCGCTGCTCAGACCGGTCTTATCGCTGTAATCATCCTTGAAATTGAGCGAAGGCACACTGGATATAAACCAGGAGGTAGGAGTCGTTACATCGATGGTGGTCTTCGTACCCTCGAAGTCATCGATATAAGATGCATTGTCCTGTGTGCCGCCTGCCTCACCGGCAATAAGCTGGGCAAATTCTCCTGTAAAGGATATCTGCGATGGCTGGGTGAGGTGCAGGAATGGTATCTTGTCAAGCACATTGGTGAGCCACTGACTCTCCTTGCGCCAGTTGAGATTGATGCCCCAAAGGGTGTTCTTCAGCGGTTCAGAGCCCATGGATACCTTGGTGGTAAGCGCCTGTTCGGAGAGGTGCTGGATAGTACCGCTCAACTGGAAGTTCTTGGTAAAATCATACTCCCAGTTCAGTCCGAACATCGTTTTTCGGGTTTGTCCGAAATCGGTATTACTCTCCAGAGAAACGTTGACAGCCGTACCGGCATCGATGATGCTCTGGTTCAGGATGGTCACCTCACCGGCACTGTAATCTACCGAATAGTCGGTGCCCTCTTTCAGGGTGATACCGCCTGCCGTAACGACCACCGAGCCCTGTGGCACATTGTAGGCATCGAGCGAGATGACATTGGCTGCAGAACCCTTGAACTGTCCCACAATCTGATACTTGTTCTTTTCGGCTATCTGCTTGGCTACGGTCTTCGTACTGTCATAAAGTTCGGTAAAGGCATACTTTTCAGCCTTGTCGGCAGCCACGCCCCGCTTGACCAGATAATCACGCATATAACTGCCGAAAGGCTCTACCTTCGGAATGAACACGCGTCCATTAGAGATGGTATAGCCTTCTACATAATCGAAATATCCATTGCTGTGTGCCTTGTTGTTGTTATCCAGACGGTCGGCGCCCAGCACACGGATGATAGGCTGCTCCTTCACCTGCTGTTCAGGGATATAACTGAGATATACGCCGGTGGTATCGCTCTGGTATTTCACATCCAGGCGGAACTTCTCCTTCTCTACGGTAGAAGCCAGATAATAAACGTTCTTCATCATCAGCCCCCAGTTGCCCTGTCGCGGATTGTTGCTGGTATTCTTGAGCGATTTCACGAAGAGTGCCTGCTTGGTATCGCTGAGATCGGATGCAAACTCGCCCACCTGATAGGTAACGCCTCCCGATGTATACTCATAGGCTACGGCAAGTACCTGGTCGGTCTGCAGACTGGTTTTCAATGAGATATAACCCAAGGCGGTATTGACTGTATACTCAGAAGAATTGAGCAGACGGGCACTCTCCAGTTTCTCATAATCGGCTCCGCCAACCAGTCCGCCTCCATCGAGAGTGGTTGCAGCCTGGTCGATGTCACGGGCAGCAGCATACTGTCCTGTCATCGCCGCATACTCAGTATTCGCCTGGTTAGAAGGCACCTGTCCGCTCGCCGCCCACATCGGGTTGCTCAGTTTCTGGTTCTCGCCCAGGTCGGTCAGGGCTACGATGTTTCGGGTATTGGTGGTATTGCCGGTTTTGTTGGTAACCCACACTTCCACGCGGTTGATGGTGATGCCCGTGGTGAGATTAGGAAGTTTCTGCATCCAGGCATCATAATGGTTTCTGAAATACTGGGAGAGGAAGAAGTGGCGGTTCTCCTCATAATCGGCTACATTCAACTCAAAGGGGGTGAGCTGCACACCGCCCCTGGTAGATACGCTCTTCGATGCACTCTTTTTCTGCGAAGCTACCATCTGCAGCTTGAGTTTTCCAAACTGCATATCGGTTCTAACACCAAACAGACTGCTGGCGCCTTTGATGAGCGAAGAGTTGGAAGGGAAAGAGACGTTGCCCGCCTCAACGAGTTTGATGATTTCATCTTCCTTGCCGTCGTACTTCAGTTTCATGTTCTGTGCATCGAAATCGAAGGTGGCATCGGTGTTGTAATTCAGATTCATGTTCACCTTATCGCCCACCTTTCCGTTGACGTTGAGGTTGATTTTCTCATCAAAATCCATCATCGTCGTCTTTCGGTTGCGGATAGGCAACGAAGGATTGTCGATGTTTTTCTTGTTGATACCGAACTTGAGTTCGGCAGAACCCTGAGTCTTCACTCTGATGCCACCAGGACCGAAGATTTTCTCTGCAGGTCCCAAGTCGAAGTGCATATCTGAGAAATCGAACTTCTCCTTGCCTTTTGCCTGGAAGATTTCATCGTTCTGCTTGCGGAAGTAGCTGTTGCGCTGCTGCTGTTCGGTCCATGCAAGATACTCTTTCGGAGTGAGCATGATAGGAGCCGAAAGCCAGGTTGACCCCATGCGGTTGCCGATGATATAGCGGTCGATGGTATCGTTGTAGACTACCTGATATTGCAGATTATCAGGACGTTTCAGGTCGAGCGGACTCTGATAGAGATCGCTCAGGGAGTAAGGTTGGGTGCGCTGAATCTGCCAGCGGGTATGCAACAGCGAATCGGGAATGGTATCTTCATCGAGCTGCACGGGCTGGGCTGTGCTGGTATGGGTTTTCTTTTTATCGTCCTGAAGTTGAGGCAAAGCTATCGCATAGCCGAAGGTTGCCACCATCAGCCAAGCCAATAGAAAAGATATGAATCTTTGCTTCTGTTTCATCGACAAAAAACTCCTAACTTATTTGATTTGCTTCAATGCCAGTTTCACAACCTGTTCTACGGGGAGTTCAGGCTGTGCCTTAAGGATATCTACTACTACCTTGGCAGATGGTGCCGGCGAGAAGCCGAGCATGGTGAGGGCGCTTACCGCCTCATCCTTTACGTCATTGTTTACCATCGCCACATTGCCTCCGCTGGCTGGCAGTTCGTCAGCAATGCCGAGGCTCACGATTTTATCTTTCAGGTCGATGATGATTCGCTGTGCAGTCTTCAGTCCGATACCCTTCACGGTTTTCAGCACCTTGTCGTTACCTGTAGAGATGATTTCACAGAGTTCGCGTGGCGAGAGTGAAGAGAGAATCATACGGGCTGTATTTCCGCCTACTCCTGAAACGGTGATGAGGAGGCGGTAGAGTTCACGTTCCTGTTTGGTAGCAAAGCCGAAAAGGGTGAAAGAGTCATCTCTTCCACCAGCCACCAGCACTTCGTGAACATAGAGCTTCACTTCCTGTTTGCCCTGAATGGCAGTATATGTATTGAGCGATATATTGAGTCCGTAGCCCACTCCCGCAGTCTCAACAATAGCCAGCGCAGGTGTCAGCTCTGTCAGATCGCCATGAATATATTCTATCATTTTCTTTTTCTCCTAATTAAATTTATATATTAATAACGTGCGGAGGGCGGGATTATTGTAATAGAGTTCCATAAAATTACGTCCCGACGTGCAAAGCGCATCGGGAGGTATTGAAAGAGGATGAATGATGTTTCGCAACAAAATAGCGAAACTGTAAGGTTCTTGCTACGGATACTTTACAAATCTCTGCTTATTCATATCTAAAAAACTATGATTTTACTACTTTAATAAAAAGTGAAGAATTCACTGTAACTCTAACATCGACAAATGCTCGCAAATTCAAGTCTACGATTTTTTCTTTTAAAAAGTTTGTCGATTACAAAAAAAATCCTTATATTTGCAGCCAAATTGCAATTTAACTTCTAATATTAAAGCGTATGATACGACTATTACTGTGCTGTAGTTTCTTACTATCAAATATTGTATACACCCACGCTCAACATACGGTGTACAAATATGACAATATGGGGAATTGTATCTCTAGAACATATGAGAATCTTTCTGTTGAAAGCAAAAAGCTTCAAAAGAAAGACTCCATTTCTACTTTTAATTTAACGAAGATAACAATATTCCCAGTACCTTATGTATCTGATGCTATAAATGTAAACTTTTTACCTAACAAAGCAACGAATCCATTAACATATGCTATCACTAATATGTCAGGACAAGTCGAATTAAAAGGACAAATTCTTGGGTCAACATACTCCATCACAGTATCAGACCTCGCACCAGGCATATATATATTAACTGTTTCAGATTTGAATAAAAGAGTTTCATATAAGATAATCAAAAAATAATTCACAAATATGAAAAAGCATCTACTTACATTACTTTTTCTTATCCTACCCATTATAACTATAGCCCAAGAGCGACTCTTTACAGACAAAGAGACAGGCGGTTCACTAGGTGGCATAGTCGGAAAAATTGATGACGACCTTGCGGTTACACCATTAGGACAACTTGGTTATGAGATTCCCATACCTGTACCCGTGGGAACAGGCGGGATGAAACCAGCTTTATCCATTTGCTATAGCAGTGGAACTAAAGATGGTCTTTTAGGTTATGGTTTTGACTTAAAAGGCCTCTCTGTTATTACTCGTATTCCATCAGACCGCTATCATGACCATCAGCCTTCAGCCGTTGATTTTTCATGGCATGATGCTTTTGCCCTTGACGGCATGCGTTTAATGAAATGTGGTGACGATGTCGATTATTACGAATATCGAACTGAGAATGACATATTCTCTAAGATAATAGCCTATGGTACAT of Segatella copri contains these proteins:
- the sprA gene encoding cell surface protein SprA: MKQKQRFISFLLAWLMVATFGYAIALPQLQDDKKKTHTSTAQPVQLDEDTIPDSLLHTRWQIQRTQPYSLSDLYQSPLDLKRPDNLQYQVVYNDTIDRYIIGNRMGSTWLSAPIMLTPKEYLAWTEQQQRNSYFRKQNDEIFQAKGKEKFDFSDMHFDLGPAEKIFGPGGIRVKTQGSAELKFGINKKNIDNPSLPIRNRKTTMMDFDEKINLNVNGKVGDKVNMNLNYNTDATFDFDAQNMKLKYDGKEDEIIKLVEAGNVSFPSNSSLIKGASSLFGVRTDMQFGKLKLQMVASQKKSASKSVSTRGGVQLTPFELNVADYEENRHFFLSQYFRNHYDAWMQKLPNLTTGITINRVEVWVTNKTGNTTNTRNIVALTDLGENQKLSNPMWAASGQVPSNQANTEYAAMTGQYAAARDIDQAATTLDGGGLVGGADYEKLESARLLNSSEYTVNTALGYISLKTSLQTDQVLAVAYEYTSGGVTYQVGEFASDLSDTKQALFVKSLKNTSNNPRQGNWGLMMKNVYYLASTVEKEKFRLDVKYQSDTTGVYLSYIPEQQVKEQPIIRVLGADRLDNNNKAHSNGYFDYVEGYTISNGRVFIPKVEPFGSYMRDYLVKRGVAADKAEKYAFTELYDSTKTVAKQIAEKNKYQIVGQFKGSAANVISLDAYNVPQGSVVVTAGGITLKEGTDYSVDYSAGEVTILNQSIIDAGTAVNVSLESNTDFGQTRKTMFGLNWEYDFTKNFQLSGTIQHLSEQALTTKVSMGSEPLKNTLWGINLNWRKESQWLTNVLDKIPFLHLTQPSQISFTGEFAQLIAGEAGGTQDNASYIDDFEGTKTTIDVTTPTSWFISSVPSLNFKDDYSDKTGLSSGFHRSRLAWYTIDPLFTRRGSSLTPGHIKGDLKQLSNHYVREVYTKELFPLRDQSSYQGATNTLNVLNLAYYPSEPGPYNFNVTDLQADGTLQNPQRNWGGMMRKLDTNDFEQANIEYIEFWMLDPFIYSREEADAADYGGDFYINLGEVSEDILRDGKKFYESGMPVDGSKSYTYTQWGKIPTQSTVTYAFATTSGSRALQDVGFNGLTDAEEQEFYKSAYLDQIQGKVNQAVFDSIFADPARDDYHYFRGSDWDEMRAPILQRYKYINNPQGNSPDSDSRSESYDTSYKSTPDVEDINQDYTLNEYEKYFQYRVSIRPEDLVVGNNHIVDKREYSQTWRDNTKSTVTWYQFRIPIDEFESRQGNINDFSSIRFMRMFLTGFKKPIVLRFGTFDLVMGKWRTYDQPLGAASGGTLDASSVSLEENGEKTPVNYVLPPGIRREQDPSQPQLVEANEQALSLVVKNMSTGEAKAVYKNSTLDLRQYKRIQVFAHANALEQNTTRLQDGDLSVFIRLGSDYKNNYYEYEIPLKLTEPRSNYNRYVLADCKAVWPEENMLDVPLSVFTALKKNRNKAKAQGVASYLAPYSMMDAEHPQNKITIVGNPSLGEVKTMMLGVRNNSADIKSGEVWINELRLKEHNNSGGWAANANLNVQLSDLGSVNATGRYISEGFGGLEDGVASRTTDNYGTYSVTTSLEMGKFFPDKAKVSIPLYYSVTKEKTTPKYNPLDTDMELKDALDAAGSKHERDSIENIAATKITQTNFSISNARVGIATKRHPMPYDPANFSFTYSHQHQYTTGETTMYERKDNWRGALDYSWSPVYKAWEPFKGLKNKSKWLDILKRFGLNWLPQNIAFNTEMTRDYYELQERDMETLMSGAAGVDSKLPLTFSEQFLWNREFSINWDLTKNLHMNFQSATHAQIEEPYTPVNKDLYADQYHAWKDSVWTSIRHWGAPLDYSQNFQASYKVPLNLLPVFDWVNSDASYNANYSWERGTEDGEGNSYGNTINTQRELTLNGNFNLVKLYNHVPFLKKVNDKFDRTQSRAQMQRKKQEKKKKKQEAKEQAADPKKALPKNKRAFEREITLLPDTTFKIRHGKNTKRLIVNAKTEDGKVFPLKYKKVDNNQIRIISKVDTAMKVKLSVLAKEPLDDKKWYKGLQLASRLAMMVRNVSINYRSSYQLTLPGFLPSVGDAFGQKKVGQMAPGLDFAFGMVGDDYIEKARNNDWLLCNDSIATPATTSKTDNLTLRATLEPVKDFKIDLSATRTKTTQKSIQYMYEGTPTTQSGAFQMTTISLGSAFEGMGNANSGYRSKTFEKFVNSLAGFRDRVEAQYAGTVYPAGSALAGGKFDASRTPVNQYSSDVMIPAFLKAYTSMGGNSLSVFPALSRMLPNWTIRYSGLGRLPWFNEHFKSININHSYKSVFAVGSYNSYSTFQEYMNGLGFVSDATTGNPSPSSMFNISQVSINESFSPLLGMDVTFNNNMTVKAEYRQTRVLNLSMTSVQLNEALSKDWVIGMGYRINNFDVFGWGAKASRSKSKGGNKNAANKNASTTKTVQNGTNHDLNLRLDFSFRKQAAIVRDIASMVSSASSGNNALKLSFSADYTFSKLLTMSFYYDRQTNTPLLSSSSYPTTTQDFGLSIKFSLTR
- the ruvA gene encoding Holliday junction branch migration protein RuvA — encoded protein: MIEYIHGDLTELTPALAIVETAGVGYGLNISLNTYTAIQGKQEVKLYVHEVLVAGGRDDSFTLFGFATKQERELYRLLITVSGVGGNTARMILSSLSPRELCEIISTGNDKVLKTVKGIGLKTAQRIIIDLKDKIVSLGIADELPASGGNVAMVNNDVKDEAVSALTMLGFSPAPSAKVVVDILKAQPELPVEQVVKLALKQIK
- a CDS encoding T9SS type A sorting domain-containing protein, coding for MGNCISRTYENLSVESKKLQKKDSISTFNLTKITIFPVPYVSDAINVNFLPNKATNPLTYAITNMSGQVELKGQILGSTYSITVSDLAPGIYILTVSDLNKRVSYKIIKK